From one Formosa sediminum genomic stretch:
- a CDS encoding lysophospholipid acyltransferase family protein, with the protein MQFLAYILVYPIIWLISILPFRLLYAFSDGLYILLYHIIGYRKQTVKENLDLVFPNLSATEKKRITKAFYHHLCDMTVEAMKSLTISEAEMKKRFQFKGFDVIHNLIEKDKSIALMCAHYGSWEWIFVMQSFLDFKGYAVYKKLKNPYFDDLVKKIRARYNSYLITTKETVPTLMHAKVNGNLTICGFVSDQSPKANKAHYWTEFMGIKVPVYTGAEMLSKRINMSVVFFKVKRLRRGYYETTFELLAEDAKAYDNYEITDKFLRKVEAQIEEAPEYYLWTHKRWKHRDKVPAEFQ; encoded by the coding sequence ATGCAATTTCTCGCTTATATTCTTGTTTATCCAATAATCTGGCTTATTTCTATACTTCCGTTTAGATTGCTCTATGCCTTTTCTGACGGCTTGTATATACTTTTGTACCATATTATTGGCTACAGAAAACAAACGGTTAAGGAGAATTTAGATTTAGTCTTTCCAAACCTTTCTGCTACAGAAAAAAAACGCATTACCAAGGCCTTCTATCACCACTTATGTGATATGACGGTTGAAGCCATGAAATCGTTAACAATTTCTGAAGCCGAAATGAAAAAACGCTTTCAATTTAAAGGGTTTGATGTAATTCATAATTTAATTGAAAAAGATAAAAGTATTGCCCTTATGTGTGCGCATTACGGAAGCTGGGAATGGATCTTTGTAATGCAATCATTTCTTGATTTTAAAGGTTATGCCGTATACAAGAAACTAAAAAACCCCTACTTTGATGATTTGGTTAAAAAAATTAGAGCACGATACAATAGCTATCTCATAACAACCAAAGAAACGGTTCCTACGCTTATGCATGCTAAAGTTAATGGCAATCTCACCATTTGTGGTTTTGTGTCAGACCAATCTCCTAAAGCAAATAAGGCCCATTATTGGACTGAGTTTATGGGTATTAAAGTACCGGTGTATACTGGGGCAGAAATGCTATCTAAACGTATAAACATGTCTGTAGTGTTTTTTAAAGTAAAACGATTAAGACGTGGCTATTACGAAACAACCTTCGAACTATTAGCAGAAGATGCTAAAGCCTACGACAATTATGAAATCACCGATAAATTTCTAAGAAAAGTAGAAGCACAAATTGAAGAAGCTCCTGAATATTATTTATGGACACATAAACGTTGGAAACATCGGGATAAGGTACCAGCGGAATTTCAGTAG
- a CDS encoding rhomboid family intramembrane serine protease: MGNLSLVTIVIIAANVIISLKGFNDFSFFEKYKFHIGAIQRGEKIRVFSSGFLHVDMSHLFFNMFTLYFFADVVVSYLGNFNFVVVYLVSLVLGSLLSLYFHKNEYEYSAVGASGAVTGILYSAILLEPNMSLIMFFIPIPIPAYVFGIGYLLYSIYGMKNRIGNIGHDAHFGGAIGGYLTTLILLPILFKTNLLMIGLLAIPIIILFVMHKRGMLN, from the coding sequence ATGGGTAATTTAAGTTTAGTAACTATTGTAATTATTGCAGCTAATGTTATTATCTCTTTAAAAGGGTTTAATGATTTTAGTTTTTTCGAAAAATACAAGTTTCATATCGGGGCAATACAACGCGGAGAAAAAATAAGAGTATTTAGCTCTGGGTTTTTACATGTAGATATGTCGCACCTGTTTTTTAATATGTTTACGCTTTACTTTTTTGCAGATGTTGTAGTCTCGTATCTAGGTAACTTTAATTTTGTAGTGGTGTATCTTGTTAGTTTAGTTTTAGGAAGTTTATTGTCTTTATATTTCCATAAAAATGAATATGAATACAGTGCAGTTGGTGCTAGTGGTGCGGTAACCGGAATATTATATTCGGCCATATTACTTGAACCCAATATGAGCTTAATTATGTTTTTTATTCCCATTCCTATTCCAGCCTATGTATTTGGTATTGGGTATTTGCTCTATTCTATTTATGGTATGAAAAACCGCATTGGGAACATTGGTCACGATGCCCATTTTGGCGGAGCTATTGGAGGATATTTAACAACTTTAATACTATTACCAATACTATTTAAAACCAATTTGTTAATGATTGGTTTATTGGCCATTCCTATTATAATACTGTTTGTAATGCATAAAAGAGGCATGTTAAATTAA